The DNA region CGCCGCCACCGGCGTCTGTCCACATTCAACGGTGTCTCCGTTGCGATTGACGCGCTTGCCCAGCGACTCCGCCCAGAGCTGGCGGTACCAGAACGCCGATCCCCACATGTAGGAGGAATAGGCGAACACCACTTCAATGCTCTTGCGCCGCTTGGTATTCAGCGCATGATGCACGAGGGCCGACGCGAGCGCCGGGTTCTGCTTCACGTCGGTCTGCCAGCAGCGCGCGTTGGCTTCTTTCGCGCCTCGAAGCAGCCGCTTGATATCCAGTCCGATCAGCGCCGCCGGAACCAGTCCCACGGTCGAGAAGACGCTGAAGCGCCCTCCTACATTCGACGGCACGAAGAACAGCGGATACTGCTCCTGCCTGGCGATGGCCAGCAGGTCGCCCTTCTGCGCGTCGGTGATGGCGATGATCCGCGAACGTGCTTTTTTGCCAAGCGCCACGGTGAGCCACTCGCGCACGATCATGAAGGTGCTGAGCGTTTCTGCCGTCGAGCCCGACTTGGCGATTACGCACACGGCCGTCCGCTTGGGGTTCAGGCCATCGAGCGCCGCCGCAACCAGGCCCGGGTCAACGTTGTCGAGCACCACCAGGCGCGGTCGCACGGACCCTGGCCGCGCCGAGGACGTTGCCTTCCGCTGCGAGTTGCCAATCGGACTCTGAACCGGATGCGGCCCGCGCATCGCCACGTCAAGCGCGTACGCGCCCAGCGCGGAGCCTCCAATGCCGACAAGCAACACGTCATCGATCTGCGGACGCAAATCATCCGCGAACTCGGAAATCGCCGTTGCCGTGCGCGTATCCTCGGGCAATAACGGAAAGCCTATGTCTCCGCTTTGCACGCGCGAATGGAAGGCCGCGACTGCGGCCTTCGCCGCTTTCTCGTCCAGTTCACCGGGACGAAGCCCGTCGTCGCCGACACGGTTTTCCATCACATTGTCGAAATTGAATTGAATCTCTGCCATATTTGTCTTCCTGGTAAGAGGGAGATGTCACAGCGTCATAACAGAATCAGAACACCCAAGAGTAAACGCCGGGCACCGCGCGCGCAAAGCGTCACTGCTGCCACAAAGGCGTTTTTCCGGATCGCTGCGGAAGGGGGCGAGCTTTCGGGCGACGGAAATTTTCAGCGCTTGAATGGCTCGCGCCAAGGTGCCGATCTCGGGATCGGAGATGAGCAGGTGGACGTGTTCGGGCATCAGTGTGAATCCGTAGACACGGAAGCGATGGTTGCGGCGCATGCGTTCGAAGGAGTCGATGAATACGTTACACGGACGAGCGTCAGCGAGGCGCCGGTTGCCGCTTGTAACAACTGAAGGTCACGAAGTGCGACTGATTCGTCTCGTGGTATCGCTTGAGCCCGTACGGCATGCAAAGAGGGTAGCACTGTCACAAAGGAAAGACCCACATCTGCGAACACCGCGCAGATGTGGGGCACCGTCAGAGATGTGGGCCACCAGCCTGGGCATCGTACTGATGCCCAGCGTCATACACGTAGAATTCACGAGGGGCGATCCGCAAGGCGGAACGTTCCCGTGGCTTTACTCGACTCGAGGTCTTCGCCCCATAGTTGAATCTCGTAATCGACATCGAGCGATAATGAAAACGCGGCAATGCCAGTGGGAGTCACCACCGCATATGCTCCCGAGGCTACGCCGGTGAGAGCCACCGGATTCTCACCAACCTTAAGTTCGATTTGGTTTATTTGTGGCGTACCAGACTGAGTCTTCAACTCCCAGACCACTGCCCGCGAGGTCTTGTTCACGAGCCTGATGCGTTTCACTGTAGTCTGGTATTCTCCGAGTGTCTGCACATCCACTGTGACTTTATCGCCAGATTGAACGATGCGCAGCGGCAGCTTGTGACTGCACCCAGCTCCGAACATCAACGCTAGAATCGTCAAAGCAATCCACCATTTCAT from Clostridia bacterium includes:
- a CDS encoding glucose-6-phosphate isomerase (catalyzes the formation of D-fructose 6-phosphate from D-glucose 6-phosphate) gives rise to the protein MAEIQFNFDNVMENRVGDDGLRPGELDEKAAKAAVAAFHSRVQSGDIGFPLLPEDTRTATAISEFADDLRPQIDDVLLVGIGGSALGAYALDVAMRGPHPVQSPIGNSQRKATSSARPGSVRPRLVVLDNVDPGLVAAALDGLNPKRTAVCVIAKSGSTAETLSTFMIVREWLTVALGKKARSRIIAITDAQKGDLLAIARQEQYPLFFVPSNVGGRFSVFSTVGLVPAALIGLDIKRLLRGAKEANARCWQTDVKQNPALASALVHHALNTKRRKSIEVVFAYSSYMWGSAFWYRQLWAESLGKRVNRNGDTVECGQTPVAALGVTDQHSQVQLYIEGPRDKMITFWEVAKPRVDLKIPRDFLQYDSCRYLAGKKLGDLFSAERRATEAALTEVGRPNCRWTLPRVDEQTMGAFFQMLEFQTAFAGELYGVDAFDQPGVELGKKLTYGLMGRKGYEDFAKRIT